In the genome of Lysobacter sp. BMK333-48F3, the window CTCATCAGGTCGTTCATCAGGTCGTAGCTGCCGGCGACCGAGGAGAACACTTCGCCGACCAGCTTGCGCTTCTGCTCGCGCGGCACGTCGCGGAAGCCGAAATGGGTGGTCTCGGGCTGGGGCTTGGATTCGTTCATGGGCGCGATTATCGCACGCTGGCCGGGCCCGGGCTTCGCGGCGCGGCGACGGTTCGGGCCCGCCGCCCGGGACACAGCGTCGCGGGCCGGCGCCGGGCGCAGCTCATGCTGCCGATCGCCGCTCTACCCCGAAAGCACTAGCCCCGCCCCGCTCCGGCCAGCGGCGGCTTTGGCATGATGCGGTCATGACCGCCTCCGTGACCTGGCAAGCCAAGCGCTATGCCGACCTCAGCCTGGACGAGCTGTACGAGCTGCTGCGCCTGCGTTCGCAGGTGTTCGTGATCGAGCAGAACTGCGTCTACCTCGATCCCGACGACAAGGACCGCCATCCCGAGGCGGTGCACCTGCTCGGCCGCGCCGAAGACGGCCGCCTGGCGGCGTATTTGCGGATCCTGCCGGCCGGGCTCAGCTATCCCGAAGTCAGCTTCGGCCGGGTGCTGACCGCGGCCAGCCACCGCGGCCAGGGCCTGGGCGGGCCGATGCTGGAAGCGGCGCTGATCGAGATCGAGCGCCGCTGGCCGGGCGCCGACATCCGGATCGGCGCCCAGGCCCATCTGCAGGGCTATTACGGCCGCTACGGCTTCGCGCCGGCGTCGGAGGTCTACGACGAGGACGGTATTCCCCACGTCGACCTGCTGCGTCCGGGCCGCGCGCAGGCACACTGAGCCGCGCCGCACAGGCGGCGTACTCGACCGCGTCGCTCCGGCAGCCCAAACTGGCCGCCATCGACACGGAGTCCCTCATGATCGCCACCCCCGACTATCGCGCCCTGCTCAAGACCGCCGTCGCCGAAGCCCGCCAGGGCCTGGCCGAAGGCGGCATCCCGATCGGCGCGGCGCTGTACCACGACGACGGCCGCCTGCTCGGCTGCGGCCACAACCGCCGCATCCAGGAAGGCGACCCTTCGGTGCACGGCGAGACCGACGCGTTCCGCAAGGCCGGCCGCCAGCGCCGCTACCGCGACACCATCATGGTCACCACCCTGGCGCCGTGCTGGTACTGCAGCGGCCTGGTGCGCCAGTTCAACATCGGCACGGTGGTGGTCGGCGAATCGGTCAACTTCCAGGGCGGCATCGACTGGCTGCGCGAGTCCGGGGTCAAGGTGATCGACCTGGCCGACCAGGAATGCATCGACCTGCTCGGCGGCTACATCGCTGCCAATCCGGACGTCTGGAACGAGGACATCGGCGAGGACTGAGTTCCCCGCCCGCAACGGAAAAGGAGTTTCCATGCACCCCACCGCTTCCTGGCCCCTGCTGTTGCTCGTCGCCGCGCCTGCGGCGGCGGTGCAGCCTCCGGCCTGCGGCGCCACCGCCGAACTCGCGCTGATCTGCCAGCAGTCCGACGCCGGCGCCAAGGCCACCCTGGTCCGCACCGAATTGCCGGCGCGCGGCGGTTGCGCCCAGCCGCAGGTGGAGAGTTTTCCCGCCGGCGATCTCGACCGCCCGCGCAGCCTGGCCCTGGCCGCCGGCCAGACCGGCGAATGCCGCTTCGCCAACGGACGCACC includes:
- a CDS encoding GNAT family N-acetyltransferase, whose protein sequence is MTASVTWQAKRYADLSLDELYELLRLRSQVFVIEQNCVYLDPDDKDRHPEAVHLLGRAEDGRLAAYLRILPAGLSYPEVSFGRVLTAASHRGQGLGGPMLEAALIEIERRWPGADIRIGAQAHLQGYYGRYGFAPASEVYDEDGIPHVDLLRPGRAQAH
- a CDS encoding nucleoside deaminase, which codes for MIATPDYRALLKTAVAEARQGLAEGGIPIGAALYHDDGRLLGCGHNRRIQEGDPSVHGETDAFRKAGRQRRYRDTIMVTTLAPCWYCSGLVRQFNIGTVVVGESVNFQGGIDWLRESGVKVIDLADQECIDLLGGYIAANPDVWNEDIGED